From a single Streptomyces sp. NBC_00377 genomic region:
- a CDS encoding carboxylesterase/lipase family protein → MTADRADTGGEAPADPDPVVPTPYGAVRGRYENGVAAFRGIPYAAPPFGARRFRPPVPPEPWEGVRDAGAFGPTPPKPPYSEAFARYLSDPVVAGDDCLNLNVWTPEPGPAARLPVLVWLHGGALTRGSSAVPVYDGRNFARDGIVFVSINYRLGVEGYGLFPDAPANPGLRDQLAALEWVHNSIAAFGGDPDKVTLAGQSAGAISAGVLIAAPQAQGLFRRAVLQSGPPEALERDKVRRMVRRMANRLRIPATAEAFAAVDRDVLLRTQAEVGRLSSPVLGGPAFGIVVDGDLVPRDPLRALVDGDAAAGVDLLLGWTRDEYRLWLVPGGLMERVDRMGPVALAGAMARCRCGHEVPRGYRTLHPGTGTAEIVGQMVTDSLLRRPLRQLAEARPGSSYVYEFAWPSRRPGLGACHALELGFVFDTGETAESAKLAGGGAPQELADAMHGAWTRFVATGDPGWEHWGAAHPVRIFGAADSERHEEDGGRSSAGGVSYTAYGPRDRELALWAAEAAAGPPGEPVAETTAPSGPPPGRAPRATELRSAVRRLRRAGGVREP, encoded by the coding sequence ATGACAGCGGACCGTGCGGACACCGGGGGCGAGGCTCCGGCGGACCCCGACCCCGTCGTTCCGACCCCGTACGGGGCCGTGCGCGGGAGGTACGAGAACGGCGTCGCGGCCTTCCGCGGGATCCCGTACGCGGCGCCCCCCTTCGGGGCCCGCAGATTCCGTCCGCCCGTGCCCCCCGAGCCCTGGGAGGGCGTACGCGACGCGGGCGCCTTCGGTCCGACGCCGCCGAAACCGCCGTACTCCGAGGCCTTCGCCCGGTACCTGTCCGACCCCGTGGTCGCGGGCGACGACTGTCTCAACCTCAACGTCTGGACGCCCGAGCCCGGCCCGGCCGCTCGGCTTCCCGTCCTCGTGTGGCTGCACGGCGGCGCCCTGACCAGGGGCTCCTCTGCCGTGCCGGTGTACGACGGGCGGAACTTCGCCCGCGACGGCATCGTCTTCGTCTCGATCAACTACCGGCTGGGGGTGGAGGGGTACGGACTCTTCCCGGACGCCCCCGCCAACCCCGGTCTGCGTGACCAGCTCGCGGCACTGGAATGGGTCCACAACTCGATCGCGGCCTTCGGGGGCGACCCCGACAAGGTCACCCTGGCGGGACAGTCCGCCGGAGCGATCAGCGCGGGAGTCCTGATCGCCGCCCCGCAGGCACAGGGGCTGTTCCGCCGGGCCGTCCTCCAGAGCGGACCGCCGGAGGCCCTCGAGCGGGACAAGGTCCGGCGCATGGTGCGCCGCATGGCGAACCGGCTGAGGATCCCCGCCACCGCCGAGGCCTTCGCCGCCGTCGACCGGGACGTGCTGCTGCGCACCCAGGCCGAGGTCGGCAGGCTCAGCAGCCCGGTCCTGGGCGGACCCGCCTTCGGCATCGTCGTCGACGGCGACCTCGTACCGCGCGACCCGCTCCGGGCCCTCGTCGACGGGGACGCGGCCGCCGGAGTCGACCTGCTCCTCGGGTGGACCCGGGACGAGTACCGGCTGTGGCTGGTCCCGGGCGGGCTGATGGAGCGCGTCGACCGGATGGGACCCGTCGCCCTGGCCGGCGCGATGGCACGCTGCCGCTGCGGCCACGAGGTGCCGCGCGGATACCGCACCCTGCACCCCGGGACCGGCACGGCCGAGATCGTCGGCCAGATGGTCACCGACAGCCTGCTGCGCCGCCCCCTGCGCCAGCTGGCCGAGGCACGCCCCGGGTCGTCCTACGTGTACGAGTTCGCCTGGCCCTCGCGCAGGCCAGGACTGGGCGCCTGCCACGCCCTCGAGCTGGGCTTCGTCTTCGACACCGGTGAGACGGCCGAGTCCGCGAAGCTCGCCGGGGGCGGTGCGCCGCAGGAACTCGCCGACGCGATGCACGGGGCGTGGACCCGGTTCGTGGCCACGGGAGACCCCGGCTGGGAGCACTGGGGCGCGGCGCATCCGGTGCGGATCTTCGGCGCGGCCGACAGCGAGCGGCACGAGGAGGACGGCGGCCGGTCCTCGGCCGGCGGTGTGTCGTACACCGCGTACGGTCCGCGGGACCGTGAGCTGGCCCTCTGGGCGGCCGAGGCGGCGGCCGGGCCACCCGGAGAGCCCGTCGCCGAGACGACGGCGCCCTCCGGCCCGCCGCCCGGCAGGGCCCCGCGCGCCACGGAGCTGAGATCGGCGGTACGCCGGCTGCGCCGGGCCGGGGGAGTGAGGGAACCCTGA
- a CDS encoding LacI family DNA-binding transcriptional regulator, with the protein MVRTASAGAGVTGGPTLAVVAREAGVSVPTASKVVNGREDVAPETRRRVTEALDRLGYVRRPRFDASRPPRLIDLVVHSLDSSWSGAVLHGVEEAAHDAGLDVVVSAALSRSRVDRPQRGWLDRLTARGSSGVLFNLAELTGSQYAWLEQQRTPFVMIDPVVEPPPGVVSVGAANWQGGVTATEHLLALGHERIAVIAGPRRRMCSGARVAGYRSALASAGLAPRPEYLRDGDFDESVAHRRTHELLDLPEPPTAVFVCSDRMALGVCLALAERGLEVPRDISVVGFDDLPEARWTTPALTTVRQPLAEMAATGLRLLLRMMDGEHPEGTRTELSTRLVERASTAPPRRPPGT; encoded by the coding sequence ATGGTGCGCACGGCGAGTGCGGGTGCGGGCGTGACGGGTGGGCCGACCCTTGCGGTCGTGGCCCGGGAGGCGGGCGTGTCCGTGCCGACCGCCTCCAAGGTGGTCAACGGCAGGGAGGACGTCGCCCCCGAGACCAGACGCCGGGTGACCGAGGCCCTGGACCGGCTGGGCTATGTCCGCAGACCGCGCTTCGACGCGAGCAGGCCGCCGAGGCTGATCGACCTCGTCGTGCACTCGCTGGACAGCTCCTGGTCGGGCGCTGTGCTGCACGGGGTGGAGGAGGCGGCCCACGACGCGGGCCTGGACGTGGTCGTCTCGGCCGCCCTGTCCCGCAGCCGCGTCGACCGTCCGCAGCGCGGCTGGCTGGACAGGCTGACGGCGCGCGGTTCGTCCGGGGTGCTGTTCAACCTGGCCGAGTTGACGGGTTCCCAGTACGCCTGGCTGGAGCAGCAACGCACCCCGTTCGTGATGATCGACCCGGTGGTCGAGCCCCCGCCGGGGGTGGTGTCGGTGGGCGCGGCGAACTGGCAGGGCGGAGTGACGGCGACCGAACACCTGCTGGCGCTCGGTCATGAACGCATCGCCGTGATCGCCGGCCCGCGCCGCAGGATGTGCAGCGGCGCCCGGGTCGCCGGCTACCGCTCGGCCCTCGCCTCGGCAGGACTCGCGCCACGCCCCGAGTACCTGCGCGACGGCGACTTCGACGAGTCCGTGGCCCATCGGCGCACGCACGAACTGCTCGACCTGCCCGAGCCGCCGACGGCCGTCTTCGTATGCTCCGACCGCATGGCCCTCGGGGTGTGCCTGGCCCTCGCCGAACGGGGGTTGGAGGTCCCCCGGGACATCAGCGTGGTCGGGTTCGACGACCTGCCGGAGGCCCGGTGGACCACCCCCGCTCTCACCACCGTGCGCCAGCCGCTCGCGGAGATGGCCGCCACCGGGTTACGGCTGCTGCTGCGGATGATGGACGGCGAGCACCCGGAGGGAACCCGGACCGAGCTGTCGACGCGACTCGTGGAGCGGGCGAGTACGGCTCCGCCGCGCCGGCCGCCGGGGACGTGA
- a CDS encoding isocitrate lyase/PEP mutase family protein codes for MTYGNKLREQIAGPGTTPLIGVYDMYSASIAAEHYDGMFVSGFGFAASHYGLPDIGFIAWPDMLAFVQRLRGAFPRQHLLVDIDDGYVDPEVACHVVEALERIGASGVILEDQKRPRRCGHADGKQVLPLDEYLVKLEMVLATRRDLVVVARTDATDEHDILRRARTLAATDADVILVDGVRTVDWIRRIRDVAGDKPLLFNQIAGGKSPRLSLGELSDLGVNVAIYSTPCLFAAHAAMDSALTDLKRTDGRLPEVDTASGIGVRASTELLERNIARLRTAPESVNA; via the coding sequence GTGACTTACGGGAACAAGCTGCGGGAGCAGATCGCCGGACCCGGAACGACCCCGTTGATCGGCGTGTACGACATGTACTCGGCGTCGATCGCGGCGGAGCACTACGACGGGATGTTCGTCTCGGGCTTCGGCTTCGCGGCTTCGCACTACGGACTGCCGGACATCGGTTTCATCGCCTGGCCGGACATGCTGGCGTTCGTCCAGCGACTGCGGGGCGCGTTCCCGCGGCAGCACCTGCTGGTGGACATCGACGACGGTTACGTCGATCCGGAGGTCGCCTGTCATGTGGTGGAGGCCCTGGAACGGATCGGGGCCTCGGGCGTGATCCTGGAGGACCAGAAGCGGCCGCGACGGTGCGGGCACGCCGACGGCAAGCAGGTCCTGCCGCTCGACGAGTACCTGGTGAAGCTGGAGATGGTGCTGGCCACCCGGCGCGACCTGGTCGTGGTCGCCCGCACGGACGCCACCGACGAGCACGACATCCTGCGGCGGGCCAGGACGCTGGCCGCGACGGACGCGGACGTGATCCTGGTCGACGGAGTCCGCACCGTGGACTGGATCCGCCGGATCAGGGACGTGGCGGGGGACAAGCCGCTGCTGTTCAACCAGATCGCCGGCGGCAAGTCGCCGAGGCTCTCCCTGGGCGAGCTGTCCGACCTGGGCGTGAACGTCGCGATCTACAGCACGCCGTGTCTCTTCGCCGCCCACGCGGCGATGGACTCCGCGCTCACCGACCTCAAGCGGACCGACGGCCGGCTGCCCGAGGTCGACACGGCGAGCGGCATCGGCGTGCGGGCCTCGACCGAACTGCTGGAGCGCAACATCGCGCGCCTGCGCACCGCACCCGAGAGCGTGAACGCGTGA
- a CDS encoding VOC family protein → MSPRFDAVGLVVSDMAASVSFYRRLGFAFPAGAEHEPHAEAGPPGGPRLLLDTEDTVRSFHPQWQPPSGGGRASLALRCETPAEVDTVYEEVLAAGHRGELKPWDAFWGQRYAVVLDPDGNGVDLFAPLSV, encoded by the coding sequence ATGAGTCCACGATTCGATGCCGTCGGCCTGGTCGTCTCCGACATGGCCGCCTCCGTCTCCTTCTACCGCCGGCTCGGCTTCGCCTTCCCCGCGGGGGCCGAGCACGAGCCGCACGCCGAGGCCGGACCGCCCGGTGGCCCGCGGCTGCTGCTGGACACCGAGGACACCGTCCGCTCCTTCCACCCGCAGTGGCAGCCACCGTCCGGGGGCGGCCGGGCCTCGCTCGCGCTGCGCTGTGAGACACCGGCCGAGGTCGACACGGTGTACGAGGAGGTGCTGGCCGCGGGGCACCGGGGCGAACTGAAGCCGTGGGACGCCTTCTGGGGTCAGCGGTACGCCGTGGTGCTCGACCCGGACGGCAACGGCGTCGACCTGTTCGCGCCGCTCTCCGTGTGA
- a CDS encoding helix-turn-helix transcriptional regulator → MYEERASRLAGAVLWTNTPSAAPGALPVLPDGCMDLLWSDGRLLVAGPDTRAHHLDCPPTAWAGIRLFPGTAPALLGVPAQELRDRRVELADLWPASEVRRLSGRVAAAAQPAVALEELALERAAPPDRALRRLVAALAAGRGVADTADELGLSARQLHRRSLTAFGYGPKTLARILRLQRALALAREGMPHADTADRAGYADQAHLARDVRQFTGLTLGVLAHPRAGHTESGANRSTPLPSGSSTTAYR, encoded by the coding sequence ATGTACGAGGAGCGGGCCTCCCGGCTTGCAGGGGCCGTGCTGTGGACGAACACGCCGTCGGCGGCGCCCGGCGCGCTGCCCGTTCTCCCCGACGGGTGCATGGACCTGCTGTGGAGCGACGGCCGACTGCTGGTCGCCGGGCCGGACACCCGCGCACACCACCTGGACTGCCCTCCCACGGCCTGGGCCGGCATCCGTCTCTTCCCGGGCACCGCACCCGCGCTGCTCGGCGTACCGGCCCAGGAACTGCGCGACCGGCGGGTGGAGTTGGCGGATCTGTGGCCGGCCAGCGAAGTGCGCCGGCTGAGCGGCCGGGTCGCCGCGGCCGCCCAGCCGGCGGTGGCCCTGGAGGAACTGGCGCTGGAGCGAGCGGCGCCCCCCGACCGGGCCCTGCGCCGACTGGTCGCCGCCCTCGCCGCGGGCCGTGGCGTGGCGGACACCGCCGATGAACTCGGCCTGAGCGCACGTCAGTTGCACCGCCGTTCGCTGACCGCCTTCGGCTACGGCCCCAAGACGCTGGCCCGTATCCTGCGCCTGCAACGAGCTCTCGCGCTGGCCCGGGAGGGCATGCCGCACGCGGACACCGCGGACCGGGCCGGCTACGCCGACCAGGCCCATCTGGCGCGGGACGTCCGGCAGTTCACCGGTCTCACCCTCGGCGTACTGGCGCACCCGCGGGCCGGTCACACGGAGAGCGGCGCGAACAGGTCGACGCCGTTGCCGTCCGGGTCGAGCACCACGGCGTACCGCTGA
- a CDS encoding AraC family transcriptional regulator: protein MLTRGDPLAGLLEGPRARGALMIRACFDPPWAVRVEDRAPLTVMLMVRGEGLVLPDEGEGVRLRAGDLAIARGPAPYTCADAPGTHPQALILPGGRCAYPDGRLLNGSMDLGVRTWGDRPDGSTVVLIGTYLMQGEISARLLDALPPLLSLTSDIWPCPLTPLLMEEIVRDEPGQEVVLDRMLDLLVIAALRAWFSRPQAAAPAWYQALADPVVGRVLRLLQDDPAHPWTVASLAAKAGVSRAALSRRFGDLLGEPPMTYLTGRRLALAADLLRDTEDTIGAIARRVGYGSSFALSSAFKRVYGVSPQEHRTRAA, encoded by the coding sequence ATGCTCACGCGGGGGGACCCTCTCGCAGGGCTGCTCGAGGGCCCACGCGCGCGTGGCGCGCTCATGATCCGCGCGTGCTTCGACCCGCCGTGGGCCGTACGGGTCGAGGACCGCGCCCCGCTGACGGTGATGCTCATGGTGCGCGGCGAGGGCCTGGTCCTTCCGGACGAGGGGGAGGGCGTCCGTCTGCGGGCCGGCGACCTCGCCATCGCCCGCGGGCCCGCCCCCTACACCTGCGCCGACGCCCCCGGCACGCATCCGCAGGCGCTGATCCTCCCCGGCGGCCGGTGCGCGTATCCCGACGGGCGCCTCCTGAACGGCTCCATGGACCTGGGGGTCCGCACCTGGGGCGACCGTCCGGACGGTTCGACGGTCGTCCTGATCGGCACGTATCTGATGCAGGGCGAGATCAGCGCCAGGCTGCTCGACGCGCTGCCCCCGCTGCTGTCCCTCACCTCCGATATCTGGCCGTGCCCCCTCACGCCCCTGCTCATGGAGGAGATCGTCCGCGACGAACCGGGTCAGGAGGTCGTCCTGGACCGCATGCTCGACCTCCTGGTCATCGCCGCGCTGCGGGCCTGGTTCTCGCGCCCGCAGGCGGCTGCTCCGGCCTGGTACCAGGCGCTGGCGGACCCCGTCGTCGGCCGCGTCCTGCGTCTGCTCCAGGACGACCCGGCGCACCCCTGGACCGTCGCTTCCCTGGCCGCGAAGGCGGGTGTCTCCCGGGCGGCCCTGTCCCGCCGTTTCGGGGACCTCCTGGGCGAACCCCCGATGACCTACCTCACCGGCCGGCGCCTCGCCCTCGCGGCCGACCTGCTGCGCGACACCGAGGACACCATCGGCGCGATCGCCCGCCGGGTCGGCTACGGAAGTTCGTTCGCGCTCTCCAGCGCCTTCAAGCGGGTGTACGGGGTCAGCCCGCAGGAACACCGGACCCGGGCGGCCTAG
- a CDS encoding NmrA family NAD(P)-binding protein, which produces MTQNSARTQSTARGMTVVVTGASGRTGSRVAQAAGAAGLTVRAASRARGFDWHDASTWAQALRGADAAYLVYPTDVGAPEAADAVGRLAREAVALGVRRLVLLSSRGEERALPTEEALRASGADWTVVRAAWFAQNFSEGPLVEELRNSGELVFPGGEVREPFVDLRDVAEVVVTALTGGDRYVGEALDVSGPRLLTFREAVAEVGRAGGRELTYTPVPARRYGERLAGFGVPPQEVAFLVELFESLLDGRNAHLSDGVRRVLGREPRDFADFAREAAGAGVWKA; this is translated from the coding sequence ATGACACAGAACTCGGCACGGACACAGAGCACGGCACGGGGGATGACGGTGGTGGTGACCGGCGCGTCCGGTCGTACGGGCAGCCGGGTGGCGCAGGCGGCGGGGGCCGCCGGGCTGACCGTACGGGCGGCCTCGCGGGCCCGGGGCTTCGACTGGCACGACGCCTCGACCTGGGCGCAGGCACTGCGCGGCGCGGACGCGGCCTACCTGGTGTACCCCACGGACGTGGGGGCGCCGGAGGCGGCCGACGCGGTGGGGCGGCTCGCCCGCGAGGCGGTCGCGCTCGGGGTGCGGCGGCTGGTGCTGCTGTCGTCGCGGGGTGAGGAACGGGCGCTGCCGACGGAGGAGGCGCTGCGGGCGTCGGGCGCGGACTGGACGGTCGTACGGGCCGCGTGGTTCGCGCAGAACTTCAGCGAGGGGCCGCTGGTCGAGGAGTTGCGGAACAGCGGTGAGCTGGTGTTTCCCGGTGGCGAGGTGCGAGAGCCGTTCGTGGACCTGCGCGATGTCGCCGAGGTGGTGGTGACGGCGCTCACCGGGGGCGACCGGTACGTGGGCGAGGCGCTGGACGTGTCCGGGCCGAGGCTGCTGACGTTCCGGGAAGCGGTCGCCGAGGTGGGACGGGCCGGCGGGCGCGAGCTGACGTACACGCCCGTGCCGGCGCGGCGGTACGGCGAGCGGCTGGCCGGGTTCGGGGTACCGCCGCAGGAGGTCGCGTTCCTGGTGGAGCTGTTCGAGTCGCTGCTGGACGGGCGCAACGCCCACCTCTCGGACGGCGTCCGGCGGGTGCTCGGCCGCGAGCCGCGGGACTTCGCGGACTTCGCGCGGGAGGCGGCGGGGGCGGGCGTCTGGAAGGCGTAG
- a CDS encoding YihY/virulence factor BrkB family protein: MQPGSQSPEQPGSPTGRLHRARALYRNVSKRRTAWLLLKDTVNSCIEYRILGLAAEAAFFTLLSVPPLLLSLIGLLGYVDDWTGTDTITSLEANILDASRTVLSDKGVRQIAQPILDDVMKGGRPDVISIGFLFALWSGSRAVNVFIDTITVMYGLDGVRGIVKTRLVAFLLFVGALLIGSVALPLMVAGPDAVVRIVPWSTTVVQVLYWPVVIVLSVAFLTTLYHVSVPVRSPWIEDVPGALVALAMWVLGSFLLRIYLTSTIEGATIYGSLAAAVAVMLWIGVSAFAVLVGAAVNAAIDRVWPAAATAAARAANERLRQVEAAEYVARVAAIRSHEDDDPDDPDMPSEFPERWSRFLPPEDVTGRLRAHAKSFPKANGANGANGGNGGNGGNGGGDGGSGQGGDGEDQRPQG; this comes from the coding sequence GTGCAGCCAGGAAGTCAGTCACCCGAGCAACCCGGGAGCCCCACCGGGCGTCTCCACCGGGCACGCGCCCTTTACCGGAACGTCTCCAAGCGGCGGACGGCCTGGCTGCTGTTGAAGGACACCGTCAACTCCTGCATCGAGTACCGCATCCTCGGCCTCGCCGCCGAAGCCGCCTTCTTCACGCTGCTGTCCGTGCCCCCGCTGCTGCTCAGTCTGATCGGCCTGCTCGGCTACGTCGACGACTGGACCGGCACCGACACCATCACCAGCCTGGAGGCCAACATCCTCGACGCCTCGCGCACGGTCCTCTCGGACAAGGGCGTCAGACAGATCGCCCAGCCGATCCTCGACGACGTGATGAAGGGCGGCCGCCCCGACGTCATCTCCATCGGGTTCCTGTTCGCGCTGTGGTCGGGGTCGCGCGCGGTGAACGTCTTCATCGACACGATCACCGTGATGTACGGCCTCGACGGCGTGCGCGGGATCGTCAAGACCCGGCTGGTGGCGTTCCTGCTGTTCGTCGGCGCCCTGCTGATCGGATCGGTCGCGCTGCCGCTGATGGTCGCCGGACCCGACGCGGTGGTGCGGATCGTCCCCTGGTCGACGACCGTGGTGCAGGTCCTGTACTGGCCGGTCGTGATCGTCCTGTCCGTCGCGTTCCTCACCACGCTCTACCACGTCTCCGTGCCCGTGCGCTCGCCGTGGATCGAGGACGTCCCCGGCGCGCTCGTCGCCCTCGCGATGTGGGTCCTCGGCAGTTTCCTGCTGCGCATCTACCTGACGAGCACGATCGAGGGTGCCACCATCTACGGGTCCCTGGCCGCCGCCGTCGCCGTCATGCTGTGGATCGGCGTGTCCGCGTTCGCCGTGCTGGTCGGCGCCGCCGTCAACGCCGCGATCGACCGGGTCTGGCCGGCCGCCGCGACGGCCGCCGCCCGCGCCGCCAACGAACGGCTCCGCCAGGTGGAGGCCGCGGAGTACGTCGCCCGCGTGGCGGCGATCCGCTCCCACGAGGACGACGACCCCGACGACCCCGACATGCCCTCCGAGTTCCCCGAGCGGTGGTCCCGGTTCCTTCCGCCGGAGGACGTCACGGGCCGCTTGCGCGCCCACGCCAAAAGCTTTCCCAAGGCCAACGGGGCGAACGGCGCCAACGGTGGCAACGGTGGCAACGGTGGCAACGGTGGCGGTGACGGCGGCAGCGGCCAGGGCGGCGACGGGGAAGACCAGCGCCCGCAGGGGTGA
- a CDS encoding acyl-CoA dehydrogenase family protein — MAGTTHTVTNQPPPLTGYDVYGADQALVAAVERHLDTELLDEARSELSALGRAAGSAQVQEWAVQANENRPELRTHDRYGHRVDEVDFHPAWHRLLGKGVGAHLTDAWVRPGGHVRRAAAFLVWTQVEAGNGCPLSMTHAAVPALRTDPELAAEWEPRLTSTIYDRELRPARLKAGALFGMGMTEKQGGSDVRANATVAAPLAEDGTYALTGHKWFCSAPMSDGFLVLAQAAPARGEGGLTCFLVPRVLEDGTRNVFRLQRLKDKLGNRSNASAEVEFDGTWARRVGEEGRGVRTIIDMVAATRLDCVLGSAGLMRQAVAQAIHHCTYREAFGGRLVDKPLMRNVLADLALESEAATALGLRLAAACDDGGEEERALLRIAVPAAKYWVTKRCTPVAVEASECLGGNGYVEESGMPRLVRESPLNSVWEGAGNVQALDVLRALQREPQALNAYLREVGQARGADHRLDQAIKGLLTELADLDGVEGRARRLAERFALVLQGALLVRFAPPEVADAFCASRLGGDGGAAFGTLPHSLDLASIVERAEPRS; from the coding sequence ATGGCAGGCACCACGCACACCGTGACCAACCAGCCCCCGCCCCTGACCGGGTACGACGTCTACGGCGCCGATCAGGCGCTGGTGGCGGCCGTGGAACGGCATCTGGATACGGAGCTGCTCGACGAGGCGCGCAGCGAGCTTTCGGCGCTCGGCCGGGCGGCCGGATCGGCGCAGGTGCAGGAGTGGGCTGTGCAGGCCAATGAGAATCGTCCGGAACTGCGTACGCATGACCGGTACGGGCACCGCGTGGACGAGGTCGACTTCCACCCGGCGTGGCACCGGCTGCTCGGCAAGGGGGTCGGGGCCCATCTGACGGACGCCTGGGTGCGGCCGGGCGGACATGTGCGCCGGGCGGCGGCCTTCCTGGTGTGGACGCAGGTGGAGGCGGGCAACGGCTGTCCGCTGTCGATGACCCATGCGGCGGTTCCCGCGCTGCGCACCGACCCGGAGCTGGCGGCCGAGTGGGAACCCCGGCTGACGTCCACGATCTACGACCGTGAGCTGCGGCCGGCCCGTCTGAAGGCCGGGGCCCTGTTCGGCATGGGCATGACGGAGAAGCAGGGCGGGAGCGATGTTCGGGCGAACGCGACGGTCGCCGCCCCGCTCGCCGAGGACGGCACGTACGCGCTGACCGGGCACAAGTGGTTCTGTTCGGCACCCATGTCGGACGGTTTCCTGGTGCTCGCGCAGGCCGCCCCCGCGCGGGGCGAGGGCGGGCTCACGTGCTTCCTCGTGCCGCGCGTGCTGGAGGACGGCACCCGTAACGTCTTCCGGCTGCAACGGCTCAAGGACAAGCTGGGGAACCGGTCCAACGCGTCCGCCGAGGTCGAGTTCGACGGGACCTGGGCCCGCCGGGTCGGTGAGGAGGGGCGCGGGGTGCGCACCATCATCGACATGGTGGCGGCGACCCGGCTGGACTGTGTGCTCGGCTCGGCGGGGCTGATGCGGCAGGCGGTGGCTCAGGCGATCCATCACTGCACCTACCGTGAGGCGTTCGGCGGCAGGCTGGTCGACAAGCCGCTGATGCGCAATGTCCTGGCCGATCTCGCGCTGGAGTCGGAGGCCGCCACCGCGCTGGGGCTGCGGCTGGCGGCGGCCTGCGACGACGGGGGCGAGGAGGAACGGGCGCTGCTGAGGATCGCGGTTCCGGCGGCCAAGTACTGGGTGACCAAGCGCTGTACGCCGGTGGCGGTGGAGGCGTCGGAGTGCCTGGGCGGAAACGGCTATGTGGAGGAGTCGGGGATGCCCCGGCTGGTGCGCGAGTCGCCGCTGAACTCGGTCTGGGAGGGCGCGGGCAACGTGCAGGCGCTGGACGTGCTGCGCGCGCTTCAGCGGGAGCCGCAGGCGCTGAACGCCTATCTTCGGGAGGTGGGACAGGCGCGCGGGGCCGATCACCGGCTGGACCAGGCGATCAAGGGTCTGCTGACGGAACTGGCCGATCTGGACGGCGTCGAGGGCAGGGCCCGGCGGCTGGCGGAGCGGTTCGCCCTGGTGCTTCAGGGGGCGCTGCTCGTGCGGTTCGCGCCCCCGGAGGTCGCCGACGCGTTCTGCGCCTCGCGGCTGGGCGGGGACGGGGGCGCGGCCTTCGGGACGCTGCCGCACAGCCTGGACCTGGCGTCGATCGTCGAGCGGGCCGAACCCCGGTCCTGA
- a CDS encoding helix-turn-helix domain-containing protein, which translates to MNVPQLAAVDAARAARVLNEVRDARLAGQRARVAPRPVIEQSWDRMLRSGVDPDHDFRAGLLSADEVRRRREESPLREVLPVLREGLLSVADVAHHIMVVADEEGRVLWREGCGPVLRKADGLGFELGADWGEAVVGTNGVGTPAVVRRPVQVFAAEHFVRSHAAWTCAGAPITDPRNGRLLGVVDVSGPLETMHPATLAWVDSVAKLAESRLRERHLGSLEGLRAVAAPVLARLAGRAAVVDPDGWTAAVTGMPYASRLALPKSTSPGRRRLPALGLCSIEPLAGGWLVRSVDEAAEPLPRGTTRIVLDVSRPRRWSVTVSGGAGAWSHELSPRHAELLYLLAADRGGRSAAALAEDVFGDSGRTVTVRAEMSRVRRYLGGLLEHRPYRFCEDADVEVQLPADTQTLLPHSNAPAVVRNRAAAPR; encoded by the coding sequence ATGAACGTGCCGCAGCTCGCGGCCGTCGACGCCGCGCGGGCGGCACGGGTGCTCAACGAGGTGCGGGACGCCCGGCTGGCCGGGCAGCGGGCCCGCGTCGCCCCGCGCCCGGTCATCGAGCAGTCCTGGGACCGGATGCTGCGCAGCGGTGTCGACCCCGACCACGATTTCAGAGCGGGGTTGCTGAGCGCCGACGAGGTGCGGCGGCGGCGCGAGGAGTCGCCGTTGCGGGAGGTGCTGCCGGTGCTGCGCGAGGGGCTGCTGTCGGTCGCGGACGTCGCCCACCACATCATGGTCGTCGCCGACGAGGAGGGCCGGGTGCTGTGGCGCGAGGGCTGCGGCCCCGTCCTGCGCAAGGCCGACGGGCTCGGGTTCGAACTGGGCGCGGACTGGGGCGAGGCCGTGGTCGGCACGAACGGTGTGGGCACGCCGGCGGTGGTGCGCCGGCCCGTGCAGGTGTTCGCCGCCGAACACTTCGTGCGCTCGCACGCGGCCTGGACCTGCGCGGGCGCTCCCATCACCGACCCGCGCAACGGGCGGCTGCTCGGTGTGGTCGATGTCAGCGGCCCGCTGGAGACGATGCACCCCGCCACGCTCGCCTGGGTGGACTCGGTGGCGAAACTCGCCGAGTCCAGGCTGCGCGAGAGACATCTGGGATCGCTGGAGGGGCTGCGGGCTGTGGCCGCGCCGGTGTTGGCCCGGCTGGCGGGCCGGGCGGCGGTGGTGGACCCGGACGGCTGGACGGCGGCGGTGACCGGGATGCCGTACGCGAGCCGGCTCGCGCTGCCCAAGTCGACGTCCCCGGGCCGTCGCCGGCTGCCGGCGCTCGGGCTGTGCTCGATCGAGCCGCTGGCCGGCGGCTGGCTGGTGCGGTCGGTGGACGAGGCCGCCGAGCCGCTGCCGCGCGGCACGACCCGGATCGTGCTGGACGTGAGCCGGCCCCGGCGCTGGTCGGTGACGGTGTCGGGGGGCGCGGGGGCGTGGTCCCACGAACTGAGTCCCCGGCACGCCGAGTTGCTGTACCTGCTGGCGGCGGACCGCGGCGGCCGCAGCGCGGCGGCCCTGGCCGAGGACGTGTTCGGCGACTCGGGCCGTACGGTGACGGTGCGGGCGGAGATGTCCAGGGTGCGGCGGTATCTCGGGGGACTCCTGGAACATCGGCCGTATCGTTTCTGCGAGGATGCCGACGTCGAGGTGCAGCTCCCCGCGGACACGCAGACCCTGCTGCCGCATTCGAACGCGCCCGCGGTGGTGAGAAACCGGGCGGCGGCACCCCGGTGA